The DNA region TTCTTGCGTTCTCGGTGCTTGGTAAACCGCTACCGCTGCCACACAGAAAGCGCATGCAGCAAACGCCTGCCAAGAGAATTCACGTCCAGCAAAACGCATGAGTGATAAGCGCGAAGAGAGACGGATCGGTTGAGACTTCAGCAGACGAATCAAAGGCCACAAACAAGAAATCAACGCACCCAATGCCGACATAGCCAAGCTGTACAAACTGGATTCCCACGACCAACCAATGGTTAGACCTACATTGGCATCGTATAAATCACTTAGGCTAGATGACACCGCAGGGATAAGCTCATTCGCTAAGATCAAACCGAAGAAGTTACCACAAGCCCATGCAACTAAGACAAGAATGGTCAGTTCCAGCATCAATGCCTGTGCTAACTGCATACCATTCACACCTGTCTGACGAAGAATACCCACCAAACGCTGGCGTTGAATAAAAGACAAAGACATTGCTTGATAGAAGATAAACAGGCCAACGAGGAACGATAACATCCCCATCGCTGTCAGATTCATATGGAATGCTTTAGTCAGTGACTCTAATTCTGTGCGGCTATTGCGAACAAGCGTCATACCGTTGGGTAGCATGTTTTTTAGCGCCAGAACTTTTTCTTCTGGCATTTCACCACAAGCAATAGCGGACAAGCCTGAACTGCGCTGTAGCATTCTTAACAAAGAGATATCGGTCACTAAACGTGTGCCGGAAAGCAAATTGTCGCTGTCCACCTTTAAAGGCCCAAGTTGGCTACCATCATTAAGCGTAATGAAGTCACCATCACTCCATGACATATGTGAGGCTAAATCTTGGCTGACTAAGATTGGATACGGCGGCTTCATTAGCGTTAGCATTGGAAGGTCTTTTAACGATTTACCTTGCTGTAGCGGCAGCAGTGCGACTGGGTCAATGCCAACCAGCATCAAGTTCATGTCTGCTTTGGTGTCCAAATGAAGGACATCGAATGGCGCACATTGGTTAAAGCCAGCCCGACGAAGCTGGATATAAAAGCCTTGCGGAATTTTGTTTGCGGAGTGTTTAGTGCGAATACGGTAAGGCAAAGGGTTGGAAAAAAGTTTCTCACCGGTTTCGTAGCTTTGTTTAGCATGTTGGTTAATTGAAGTCACACCAACAAGGAGCGAAACTCCAAGGGTTAAACCAAGCCAAACAAGAATAATTTGAAGTGGATAACGACGGTAATGACCGAGTAGCGCCTTAACTACGGGCCATAACATGCAGTTGCCCTCCTTGAAGACGGATACGGCCTTCCATGTGCTCAGCAACCTTTTCACTGTGCGTAACCAACAACAGAGTACATTCAAGCTGACGAGCTAAACTGGTCAATAAGCGCATTACCGCTTCAGCATTTCGTTCATCTAAGCTACCAGTCGGCTCATCGGCGAGCAGGATCTTTGGTTCCATATACAGAGCACGGGCAATTGCAGCACGTTGCTGCTGACCACCAGACACTTCTTCAGGGTAACGACCTAAAAGCGGCATAAGATCGAGAGCAGAAAGAATTTGGCGCCACAAGCCTTTGTCTTCTGGTAAGCCTTTTAATTGGCGGCAGAAGCGGATGTTGTCAGCGATATTCAAGGTGGGAAGCAGGTTGAACTGCTGGAAGATATTACCAATGTTGTTGCGGCGGTAGAGTGTTCTAAGGTGTTCAGGTGCGCTATGCATTGCAAAGCTTGGGTATTGGATCTCGCCCGAATCGGCAGTATCAAGACCTGCGATAAGGTTAAGGAGCGTACTTTTCCCCGATCCACTTTCACCCATTAATGCGACTTGTTCACCTTGTTGTAATGTTAATTCTGCCCCTTGTAGTACAGGATGAAACTCTCCCCCGTCTACATAGCCTTTACATAGGTCTGACAGTTTTAACATTGATTTTGCCGCTCAAATGGTGTTTAAAAATTGGAATCAGAATCTACACTAAAATCCTGTTGGTAGGAAGTATTTTGAATAGTTGATCACACTATCAGAGTACAAATGCAACTTGTCTCGCGACCCTTCCTAAGCATCGATCAAATTTTTCATCCATTTCTTGCTCGCCATGCGGTGTGGGCATGTCCCCCACTTCACCACTTCTTCGGTCAAAAACAGTAAATAAACCCACTGTGACTCAAAGCCTAGGTAGGTAGCGCTAAAGGTTACGTTTAGCTTTTCTGGTTCGCAAGTTCATGAAACGGAGGCATTGAAGTGAAACAACTAGACAGAATCTATCTTAGTTATTATTGGATGCAATCTACTTGTCCACGTCGATAGCAACCGCGGTAGCTTTTGAATCTAGGTCAGAACACATTATGATGCTCATTATGGGTGGCTATAATATTCTCTTACGAAAAGAGGCTCATCCTAAGATGAGCCTACTGAGTAAAAACCCCCTACTAACCTAGGTGTTCAGGGTAAACGTTACGTTTATAGGTAATTCTTACCAAGCGTATGACAGACCTGCACCTACAGAGTAGTCTACTTCGTTGCCGCTCGTACCAGATAGGTTCGCATTGGCAGTCCAGTTCTCGTTGATGCGATGAGCATAACCTACTGCAATCGCGTTTTGTGAACCTGAGTTACCCAAGCCAACGCCAATTGCGTTAGTCTGGTTTGAAGACAGGTATGGACGCGCCGCTGTTACTGCTTGTGATGTTGCCATCACTGTTTCTAAGTCTTCTTCGATCCCGTCGATACGTGAGTTAATACCAGCAATTTGAGTATCAGTGTAAGATTTAGCATCACTCAATGCCTTATCTGCGTATTGTTGTGCCTGCTCGTTACCAGTATTGTATAGCTCTTCAAGACCATTTTGCACATAAGCGACTGCTTGACCTTCACCAATTGAGCCAAGCTCATGAGCCGGGACACCCTGTGATGGTGGGTTGATACCGAAGTCTGGGTCTTGTGGTGCAAGCTTAGAACCTTTCTCTTGAAGAGTCTTAGCGGCACCTTGTAGCTTGTTAACTGCAACGTCCATCTTAGCTTGTAGAGTAGCTGACGCATCACGTAGTGCTGACTCTGCTTCTGGAGAGATACCAGTGCTAGGTACTTGTGGGTTCTCACCGTTCTGGAGTTCAGCAATTAGTTTAGCCTGTTCGTCTAGCTGCTTTTGCATCGCTGCGAACTGCGCTGCCATCTGTTCAGTTGCACTTTGTGCAGCTACTTCTAGCTCAGACTTACCAGCAGTAAGGTCAGTCTTTAGAGTTTGACTAGCTTCCATTAGGTCTTCAGCACCCGCTTTGATACCTTGAGCACCAG from Vibrio hyugaensis includes:
- a CDS encoding ABC transporter ATP-binding protein, which encodes MLKLSDLCKGYVDGGEFHPVLQGAELTLQQGEQVALMGESGSGKSTLLNLIAGLDTADSGEIQYPSFAMHSAPEHLRTLYRRNNIGNIFQQFNLLPTLNIADNIRFCRQLKGLPEDKGLWRQILSALDLMPLLGRYPEEVSGGQQQRAAIARALYMEPKILLADEPTGSLDERNAEAVMRLLTSLARQLECTLLLVTHSEKVAEHMEGRIRLQGGQLHVMARS
- a CDS encoding ABC transporter permease, whose product is MLWPVVKALLGHYRRYPLQIILVWLGLTLGVSLLVGVTSINQHAKQSYETGEKLFSNPLPYRIRTKHSANKIPQGFYIQLRRAGFNQCAPFDVLHLDTKADMNLMLVGIDPVALLPLQQGKSLKDLPMLTLMKPPYPILVSQDLASHMSWSDGDFITLNDGSQLGPLKVDSDNLLSGTRLVTDISLLRMLQRSSGLSAIACGEMPEEKVLALKNMLPNGMTLVRNSRTELESLTKAFHMNLTAMGMLSFLVGLFIFYQAMSLSFIQRQRLVGILRQTGVNGMQLAQALMLELTILVLVAWACGNFFGLILANELIPAVSSSLSDLYDANVGLTIGWSWESSLYSLAMSALGALISCLWPLIRLLKSQPIRLSSRLSLMRFAGREFSWQAFAACAFCVAAVAVYQAPRTQESGFAIIALMLISVALFMPFFMWHMFQSFSYSLRWVRVRWFFADAAASMSYRGVATMAFMLALAANIGVETMVGSFRDTTDKWLSQRLAADIYIYPTNNSAARMSAWLKEQPEVDAVWWRWEKDVPTERGALQVVSTGASEGELDSLTVKLGVPNYWYHLHHSKSLMVSESMALKLDIRPGDYIDLQPPLGGGWQVVGVYYDYGNPYNQVMMSHRNWLYAFAGSGNVGLGVLLEDNVNGEGLKRRLENVFRLSQDRVFDNNNIYNQAMRVFDHTFAIAGTLGNITLIIAVFGLFFATLAGEFSRQRHFSLLRCMGVSGKELVLLGGLQLFAFGMISAIIAVPLGLALAHLIVDIIIKQSFGWSLELQTIPWEYVQTIAWAMFAIMIAGALPVIRMIKSTPMKSLRDAL